CAGCAGCTCTGCGCTTAAGGATTCATTCATTCTCACTGCGGATCTACTCTACGCACAAGGTAAGAAGATGCAAAAGATCATGAAGGTGCAAACCTGacttaagaaaaagaaacaaagaagcTGATGCATGCTTGAATTGGATTTTCCCTAGAATGGACTTCCAAATGTTTGCCCTGGTGATGTTGTTCCTGGCCTGTGTGGAGCAGAGCCTGGCCTCCTGCGTGGTCGACAGCTTCACAGTCAAAGAGGACTTCGACCCCAAAAGGGTAGGTGCAGAAATGTTAAGAACAGCTCCCTATAGATGCCTCATTTACAACGAGCGGGGCAAGAATGACTGACTTCTTCCATGTAAATCAGAGCATCGTCTGCATACGGTGGTATATTGTAGAGTACTGTGCACTGTAATCATGATGTATGGGGAATTGAGAGGCTCAAATCCTATTTTGTTTGAATGCATGTGCTTAAAATAGTATATTAAAGATCATTATAAAAATGGCTGTTTTCCCTCTACAGTATGCAGGAAAGTGGTACGCTCTGCAGAAGAAAGACCCTGAGGGTTTGTTCCTGCAGGACAACATCTGGGCTGAGTACACTGTTGGAGACGATGGAAACATGGTTGCCTCCTCCAGGGGCAGAGTCACTCTCTTCGGGTGGGCATTTTTATAAGTCTCTGCTCCAATGTTTCAAAAGATTTTCACTCTTTATAGTAAATGTGACCATATTTTCTCTATTTGAATTCCAGTTTCTGGGTTGTGTGCGCTGACATGGCTGCTCAGTACTCAGTCCCTGACCCCACAAGCCCCGGCAAGATGTTCATGAACTACCAGGGACTGGCCAGCTACCTGTCCAGCGGCGGTGAGCCTCATTAGTTTCCCCTCACTACATCTACTCCTTCTCTCTTAAAGCAATTCAGACTAAGTTTCTTGCTCTCTGCCCTTTCAGGCGACAACTACTGGGTGATCGACACAGACTATGACAACTACGCCATCACCTACGCCTGCCGCAAGCTGAAGGATGATGGAAGCTGCGAGGATGGATACGCCCTGGTCTTCGCCCGCACCTCCCGCGGCCTGCCCCCTACAATCCAGAGAATCGTGCGCCAGAAACAGGAGGAGATCTGCATGGCTGGAGAGTTCCAGCCTGTGCTGCAGTCTGGTATGTGCTCTGGCTTTTCACATTCAGTGTAAAGACTGACGACAGTAAATAAACAAGCAAGAAACGTGAATTACATTTGTAGATTTAGTACAAAAGGAAATCATCTCTTAGCAGACGTGGAATTGTTTGACCGTAGCATTTCAAAGTAATTAaacataaaagcacaaaaaggcAAACTTCCCAAACTGAataaaaagctgcatttttccttttctctgtaCCTGATTTTTCATTctagtgtttttatttaggATCTTACTGCAATCTAAAACCTCCTTCTTCTCTGTTATCCGAACAGGAGCCTGCATCTGAACTGTTCCTGAGCAGCTCTTCATCACACCGGATTCATCCTCCCACCCAAACTGAAGATAGAGCACTTTCCAAACATGCAAATGTAGAATAATCCTGTGagggtttttgttgttgttgttgtttttaaacacatAGGCGAGAATAATTGGATGAATCCAATCCAAAAAGATTAATTAACTGAACACTGCCAAAAGGAAGATATGCCCCGGAgccaaatcaaataaaaaccaCAGTGGATTACATGAATGTGAAATCACTAACCGCACGGTACTTCTGTCACTCTGATGGTTTTCATCTGCACTGTAAATTCAGTTTTGATTGGTGACAATAaaattttataaagaaatgtgcttTTGTGCTTGtcctttttataaaaacaaatgtgtgatttacaggtgcatctaaaaaataaatatatggaatttaatttttttgctgtaatttaagtcaagaagtgaaacttccatatattctagagccaggtcatacaaagtgaaatacttgaggacttcttttgttttaatttagatgattacggcttacagttcaagaaaataaaaaaaatcaactaggtcaaaatattagactACCACAAAACATCAGTTCAAAAAGAGattataataaagaaatattgacCTTCTGGAAAGTTATGCTCATGTATGCACTCTGTAATTAGTTGGAGCTTATTTTGCACACAGTAATGCGTCTATGTGATGTGTCATGTAggcgatcagtccgtggcactgctctgataggttgctctgatagagtctggtgtctctcatcttcctcccagagattctctatggggttcaggtcagaccagttggccggccaatcaaacacagtaataccaagATCAGCAAACCtgtctctggttgttttaaCTTCAcagtgggcaggtgccaagtcttGCAGGAAGGAAAGGAACTCAGAATCACCATAAAGTTTCTCAGCAGATGAAAGCATGAAgatctctaaaatctcctggtacaAGGCTGACAGCATTAACTCTGGACTTAATAAAGACTAGtggaccagcagcagcagatgacatggcacctcaaaccttCACTGAGTGTCAAgtaccttggattctgtgcctctcctctcttctcccagactctgggaccttgatttccaactgaaattcaaaatttactttcatgtgaaaacaggactttggactagagctgaacaatttgggaaaataattgaattacaatattttcccccaatattgccaTTGCGATTTAAAGTATGATTactttttaagttcctcattttgtgtatttctaaACATACAAGAAATAAATAGTTGTATTTTATAATAGAAAcaatatttggtagattaaaCAAAGACTAAACAATTTAATTGTGATCATTTTAAGTCACCGTTGTTGACTggaattattattttatgtctttctcaTTTTGAATCAGACAAATACATACAAAAGAGGGAAAGCAGGAATTTTTGCAAAGTGTTGCATAATGTGTAGTGTggcatctctgcagcaaaacatttataaaactggtattttgacgtacatttcaggtcaaagaggtattgcaacttctgcggtttgaaaattgcagtgtgtaatactgcgatttaatctaaaatttgatttattgccCAGGCCTACTTTGGATCACTGAGCAATGGTCCAGTTCTTCATCTGTGGTTAAGGATTGGCTTGACACTAAGAGCatgacacttgtagcccatttccttgACCCATCTGTGTGGTGGTTCTTGATCccctgactccagcctcagtccactccttgtgaagctctccTAAgctcttgaatctgctttgtttgacaatcctctgaagactgagctcatccctgttgcttgtacTCCTTTTCTTATCACACTTTTCttttccagtcaactttccatgaatatgctttgatacagcctctgagaacagcctgccctttcagcagtgaccttctgtggcttacccttcATGTGTGAGGGTTTCAATGATCGTCCtttggacatttgtcaagtcatcagtcttcctcatgattgtggttgtgtgcactGAACCAGAGGGAgcgaatgaaggctcaggacacctttgcaaatttgacttttccacaatattctaatattttgagatagtggactTTTGTGATCTGTAAGCCGTaatcaaaagattaaaaaaaaagtcttgaaatggttcactttgtatgagattaatcagattaattaaaaagtaaagttCTAATTTTGAAGATTATAATTCCACTTGAAGCAGAAATGTGTGTTTAGTCTCTTAGTATGAACCAGTGCATAAATCTACAATCAGTTCATGGATGGAAGAGTTACTGGACTGATATTGTTAGCTGATAATAACTGTATTCAGTCATGTGTTTTGTAAATTTTCTCtgcagaagagaaaaatgaaatgaagacATCTTTGATATTAAAACTAATTTACACCTAAAATGTCCTGTCCAGATCAGTGTCAAATACAGCACCaacatatgaaaataaaatgtgcagacTGGGTAAAAGAAATAGACtttaatttttctcattttactgcaaaataagTAAACCAAAAAACTCTGATCGCTGTATCAATACTGCATAAAACACACTTCAGAAACTTGATATGAAACAATATCCTGCCAGTTTAGACCGGTCTTGGTCTAGAGCTTCTCTGAATACCTCTCTGGCAGCGAGTACGGCCCTGGTTGTCCCCAGTAGTCCAGAGCCCGGACTCTGTACAGACCCTCAACCATCTGATCCACTGCAGACACACAACAAAAGAACATGATCTTATGATATTGTCTGAATATAACAGTGTCAGAACACGTTGTAAAGGATCAGTATGACGCCGTTGATCAATTCCATCACGAACTTCTTACCTGGTGAAAAAACataagaagtaaaaatggtGTTTTGGGCATTGACTCTGCTGAAATCTTTCTGCTCTGTGGAGAATTCGACTTCAAATGTCTTAATGcatctgaaaaacaaagaaaaacaaagaatttaTGCAGGATTGTTTTCTTGGTCTTGGGCCATGCTTTTAGCGTACCTGTATTTAAACATCATCATACAGAGTTCAGATAAAGGGAAacatacacacgtggacaaaattgttggtacccctctgttaatgaaagaaaaacccacaatggtcacagaaataacttgaatcagAAAAAggtgataataaataaacattcaatgaaaattaaccaatgaaaatcagatattgcttttgaactgtgattcaacagaatttaaaaaaaacaaacaaactcatgaaacaggcctagacaaaaatgatggtacccttaacttataATCTTGTTGCACAGCCTTTTGaagcaatcactgcaatcaaatgatttctgtaactttcagtgagacttctgcacctctcagcaggtattttggcccactcctcatgagcaaactgctccagttgtctcaggtttgaagggtgccttctccagatgccatgtttcagctccttccacagatgttcaataggatttagatcagggctcatagaaggccacttcagaatagtccaatgttttgctcttagccattcttgggtgtttttagctgtgtgttttgggtcattatcctgttgcaagacccatgacctgtgactgagaccaaactttctgacactgggcagcacatttctctctagaataccttgacagtcttgagatttcattgtaccctgcacagattcaagacaccctgtgccagatgtggcaaagcagccccagaacataacagagcctcctccatgtttcgcagtagggacagtgttctttccttggtatgcttcatttttgcgtctgtgaacatagagctgatgtgccttgccaaaaagttccagttttgtctcgtctgtccataggacattctcccagaagctttgtggcttgtcaacatgcagtttggaaAATTCCAGTGtcgcttttttatgatttgttttcaacagtggtgtcctccttggtcgtctcccatgaagtccactttggttCAACAGTGACAGATGGTGCAATCTGACACTGAtataccttgaccttggagttcacctttaatatctttggaggttgttctgggctcttttgttaccattcctATTATCCATCTCttcgatttgtcatcaattttcctcctgcggccacgtccagggaggttggctacagtcccgtggatcttaaatttctgaataatatgtgcaactgtagtcacaggaacatcaagctgcttggagatggtcttaaagcctttacctttaaactgcttgtctataattttctttctaatctcctgagacaactctctccttcacttcctctggtccatgtttagtgtggtacacaccatgtcaccaaacagcacagtgactacttgtcaccctttaaataggccgactgactgattacaagtttgtagacacctgtgatgctaattagaggacacaccttggttgaacatgtccctatggtcacattattttcaatcttttctaggggtaccatcatttttgtccaggcctgtttcatgagtttgtttttaaaaaaaattctgttgaaccacagttcaaaagcaatgtctgattttcattggttaattttcattgaatttttatttattatcacttttgtcagattcaagttatttctgtgaccattgtgggtttttctttcattaacagaggggtaccaacaattttgtccacgtgtgtattgAACTTAGGGGGAGAAACATTACACTTCCACTCCTCTATATGACCTTACATCggctgaataaataaatcaaatagaAACAATAATATCCACCTACTTTGAATCTACACAGTGGTCTGACCAGATGATCAGGACTTGGCCTTTGGTGATCCCGATGAAGCGTAATCCATTGAccttatcaaaagttaaaaaaagaagagacgTCAGGATAATCTGTATTAGAACATGTAGTCGTGGCTATTTCAGGACTTTATACATtggttgtgttttatttacttactttgattaagcttttttttttttcatcacaacTCCAGATTCGACTTATGTTAGGACATTCACTTTTCATTCTTCATTAatctacggtggccctgaaggtcaactgCAGAAACATTTCATGGAATACCAAAAGCCTCTCTCTTTACTCAGTACTCAGAATGCTTAATCATGTGGAGAGCTGCCTGAACTCTCAGTCATATAACCATTTTATTAGtaaatcactttgtttttgttgttatttttttgtctttcaccCTTATTTGATCATCTGTGCTTATTCAGTCCTTCACTGTGTGGGAGTTTTTGGTGTAGgctttgtctttatttagaaTGGGATGGTGATTGATAAGATTTTGCTGATATCAATGCCATTACCAATTCTGCTTATTGAGTCAATTCTTTATCCATTCCCCTAATGATTCCTTTCTCTAAGTgttctttttggaaaaagtaGACTATATATGTTTTTACTGTAAGTAACTCAAATTGCCACCTTTAGTGAGAGTCAATGACAAACACACTTCAATTACTGGCTATAACAAACAGTTATGATCTCTAAACATCAAATGTTTGGGAGGAGAAC
The Cheilinus undulatus linkage group 5, ASM1832078v1, whole genome shotgun sequence DNA segment above includes these coding regions:
- the LOC121509476 gene encoding purpurin-like, which codes for MDFQMFALVMLFLACVEQSLASCVVDSFTVKEDFDPKRYAGKWYALQKKDPEGLFLQDNIWAEYTVGDDGNMVASSRGRVTLFGFWVVCADMAAQYSVPDPTSPGKMFMNYQGLASYLSSGGDNYWVIDTDYDNYAITYACRKLKDDGSCEDGYALVFARTSRGLPPTIQRIVRQKQEEICMAGEFQPVLQSGACI